Genomic window (Meiothermus sp. CFH 77666):
CCCCTGAAGATGAGCTGGTGCGGCGCTTGCTGGGCCGGGCGTTGGAGGAAGGTCGCTCGGACGACAACGAGGAGACCATCCGGGCCCGCATGCTCGAGTACCGGCAGAAAACCCAGCCCCTGGTGGACTACTACCAAAAAACCGGCAGCCTGAAGGAAATTAACGGGCTGGGCAGGGTGGAGGAGGTCTACCGGGCAATCCAGGAGGCCCTGGGACTCCCGACGGTGTAGGGGTTTTGGGCAGTAGAGCTTAGCGGATTTTGACTATGGCCATCCACATCAAGTCGCCCTGGGAAATCGAGAAGATGACCAAAACCGGTCAGCTTCACACCGCCATCTTTGCCGAGGTGGAGCCGCATATTCGGCCTGGGGTGAGTACCCTCGAGCTCGACCAGATAATCCTGCGGGCCATTGAGCGAGTGGGGGGCAAAGCCCCCCAGATCGGCTACCGGGCGGGTGGGTCGGTGCCCTATCCCAGCGCTACCTGTATGTCCATTGATGATGTGGTGGTGCACGGCTTTCCTTCCAAGCGCCCCTTGCAGGAAGGGGAACTCTTGAAGATTGATTTCCTCTTCACCCATGATGGTTACACCACCGATATGGCCCGCACCTATGCCGTGGGCAAGGTTTCGCCCGAAGCCCAGAAGCTGATGCAGGTGACCGAAGAAGCCTTCTGGTTGGGTCTGGAACTCATGCAGCCGGGCAAGCGCATTGGGGATGTGGCTGCCGCCGTGCAGGACTTTGTGGAGCGCCAAAATGGCTTGTGGTGTATCCGCGAGATGGTGGGGCACGGTGTGGGGCGCGAGCTGCACGAAGACCCCCAGGTGCCCAACTACGGCGACCCTGGCAAAGGCCCCAAACTGCGCCCCGGTATGACCCTGGCTTTTGAGCCGATGGTTGCTTTGTACCCTGCCAAGATGGTAATATTGGCGGATGGTTGGACGGCCACGGTTGGCAAAGGCAACCTGGCGGCCCACTACGAAAACACGGTGCTGATTACCGAGTCTGGCCCTCGCCTCCTGACGGGGAGCCAGAAATCTGTGCCGGTCGGGCGGTAGCCGGGATTCGCGCTGAGGAGGAGATGCTTGGCCAAGGAAAAAGACACAATTCGAGCCGAAGGGGTTATCAGCGAGGCCCTGCCCAACACCACGTTTCGGGTGCAGCTTGATAATGGCCCCGAAATTCTCTGCTACATCTCGGGCAAGATGCGCATGAACTATATCCGCATTCTGCCCGGAGACCGGGTGGTGGTCGAAATTACCCCCTACGACCCTACGCGGGGCCGGATTGTCTACAGAAGGTAGATATAGGGCCACGCCCACATGAAGGAGTCACCATGAAAGTGCGTACCTCAGTCAAGAAAATGTGCGATAAGTGCAAGGTCATCAAGCGCCACGGGCGTGTGTACGTGATCTGCGAAGACCCTACCCACAAGCAGCGTCAAGGCTGATTGAGAATCCCGGAAGGAGGTGAATGAATGGCTCGTATTTCTGGTGTGGAAATCCCCCGCAACAAGCGCGTGGACATTGCCCTGACCTACGTGTATGGGGTGGGCCCGGCCCGTGCGAAAGAGGCCCTGGCGGCTACCAATGTCAATCCGGCTACCCGGGTCAAAGAC
Coding sequences:
- the infA gene encoding translation initiation factor IF-1 gives rise to the protein MAKEKDTIRAEGVISEALPNTTFRVQLDNGPEILCYISGKMRMNYIRILPGDRVVVEITPYDPTRGRIVYRR
- the map gene encoding type I methionyl aminopeptidase, whose translation is MAIHIKSPWEIEKMTKTGQLHTAIFAEVEPHIRPGVSTLELDQIILRAIERVGGKAPQIGYRAGGSVPYPSATCMSIDDVVVHGFPSKRPLQEGELLKIDFLFTHDGYTTDMARTYAVGKVSPEAQKLMQVTEEAFWLGLELMQPGKRIGDVAAAVQDFVERQNGLWCIREMVGHGVGRELHEDPQVPNYGDPGKGPKLRPGMTLAFEPMVALYPAKMVILADGWTATVGKGNLAAHYENTVLITESGPRLLTGSQKSVPVGR
- the rpmJ gene encoding 50S ribosomal protein L36; the protein is MKVRTSVKKMCDKCKVIKRHGRVYVICEDPTHKQRQG